In Shinella zoogloeoides, the genomic window ATCCCGGCGTGCGCGTCACGCTCATCGCCTCCAACGATCCCGAGCACCTGCGCTCGCTCGATACGGATGTCTGCATCCTCTATGGCGACGGAAGCTGGCCGGATTGCTGGACGCGGCTCTGGTCGCATCTGAGGCTTTTCCCGGTCGCAAGTCCCTCCCTGCTCAACAGCCGGCCCCTGCGCTCGGTGCGCGACCTTGCCGACCATACGCTTTTCCACGGCGACGACGGGCGCGAATGGAACACCTGGCTCTCGGCGGCCGATGCTGTCGAGATGGGCCGCGGCCGTCAGCACTTCATGAGCGATGCGCGCCTTTCCACCGAAGCGGCGCTGCACGGCCAGGGCATCGCGCTCGGCGATACGATCACCGCCAGCAACCTGATCGCCCGCGGCGATCTGGTCGTGCCCTTCGACCTCTCGGTGCCGGCCAACCATGCCTTCCATGTCGCCTGCCGGCATACGGCGCGCCAGACGCCGATCGTGAAAGTCTTCATCGACTGGCTCTTCGCCGCGCTGGAAGAAACCCTGCCCGAACCCCAGGCCTCGGCCCGCACGCTGTTGCGCGGCCGCGGCCGTGCGGCGGAACCCATTCGCCCGATCCCGGCGCCGGCTCCGCGCCGCGCCACGTCCAACCCCCAGCGCAAGACCCGCGCCTGACCGTTCAGAGATAGACCATGCCCCGCTTCAATCCGCTCGTCGAAACCCTCGCTCCTCCGCCGATTCCCTCCGTCTTCGCCTGGGGCGATGCCTATGACGGCCGCAGCGGGCCGATGATCGACCTGTCGCAGGCCGTTCCCGGCTATCCGCCGCATCCCGAGATGCTGCGCCTGCTCGGCGAATACGCCGCCTCGCGCGCCTATACCGGCTATGGCCCGATCGAGGGCGAGGACGGCCTGCGCAAGGCCTATGGCGAGCATGTCGCCGGGACCTACGGCGCGCCGCTCGCCGCCGCCAACGTCCATATCACGGCGGGCTGCAACCAGGCCTTCATCTGCGCCGCCATGGCGGTGGCCGGCGCAGGCGATGCCGTCCTGATGACGGACCCCTATTATTTCAACCAGGAAACCACGCTCGCCATGCTCGGCATAAAGACGCGGTTTGCGGCCTGCGACCCGGCGAACGGCTTCCTGCCGGATGTCGATGCGCTTGCCGCCGCGATCACACCGGATGTGCGGGCCGTCGCCCTCGTCTCGCCGAACAACCCGACGGGCGCCGTCTACCCGCCGGCGCTTCTTTCGGCCATCTACGACGTCTGCGCCGCCCGGGGCGTCTGGCTGATCCTCGACGAGACCTATCGCGACTTCCTGCCGGCCGGCGCCGGACGGCCGCACGATCTCTTCGGCCGTCCGGGCTGGGAGGACACGCTGATCAGCCTCTACAGCTTCTCGAAATCCTTCTGCATTCCCGGCCATCGTCTCGGTGCGATCACGGCGGGCGCAGGCGTGGTCGAGCAGGTGGCGAAGATCATGGACAATCTGCAGATCTGCCCGCCGCGTTCCGCGCAGGCCGCCGTGGCGACCGCCCTGCCGCTGCTTGCCGACTGGCGCGAGGAGAACCGCCGCGAGATCGCCCGGCGGGTGGAGGCGCTGCGCGCGACGATGACGGGCGTGCCGGCCTGGCGCGTCGGTGCTGTCGGCGCCTATTTCGCCTTCATCGGCCATCCCTTCGGCGATGTGCCTTCGGCCCGCGTGGCGGAAAAGCTTGCCAAGGAGGCCGGCATCCTTTGCCTTCCCGGCAGCTATTTCGGTGCGCGGCAGGAGGGATATCTGCGTTTCGCCTTCGCCAATGCCGATGTCGGGACGATCGCGCGGCTGAAGGATCGCCTGGGTCGATTCGCACTCGACTGAGTGCTACGGCTTCTCCCGGTTGAATTCAATTAACCTGAAATGCACCCGTCGCGTTGTGGAGGCCTCGTATCCGGCAAAATCGTTTCTCATCCCCTGATTGCGTGTAGAAAATTTTCGCAATCGCGCGTGCCGCGTCTTGCGCGTTTGGCGTGCCCCCTTATTGTCGATGGCGGGCCATATGCCGGGATTTGTCCCGGCTGGGGAAAGGCTGGCCAAGTCATGGAAAAGATAAGTGAAACTTATGAAGATGGCGCGGAGGCGGCGCTCGACGCATCCCGCGTCGCGCAGAGTGTGGCGCACCAGCTTCGACGCACCCATGGCCAGCTCGTCGGCCGCTTTCTTCTTTATTTCTCCAAGGTGAACCTTCGTCCGATCGAATTCGGCGCTCTGGCGCTGATCGCGGAAAATCCGGGGCGGAAGCAATCCCAGATTGCGGCTGCGCTCGGCATTCAGCGCGCCAACTTCGTGGCGCTGATGAACGATCTCGAAAACCGCTGTCTGACCGAGCGGCGCAGTGTGCCCAACGACCGCCGCTCCCATGCGCTCTATCTCACGCCCACCGGGGAAAGCCTTCTGGCGGAGGCCCGGCGCGCCGAGGCGGATT contains:
- a CDS encoding LysR substrate-binding domain-containing protein; this translates as MASRLPPLNPLRAFEATVRRGSVSAAARELNVTHGAVSHQIRALEEALDTPLFERGGKRLKLTPQGALLLPAVTNAFGEIAAATALMKQPETRGEITVTCVPALLSLWLIPRLDTFTDHYPGVRVTLIASNDPEHLRSLDTDVCILYGDGSWPDCWTRLWSHLRLFPVASPSLLNSRPLRSVRDLADHTLFHGDDGREWNTWLSAADAVEMGRGRQHFMSDARLSTEAALHGQGIALGDTITASNLIARGDLVVPFDLSVPANHAFHVACRHTARQTPIVKVFIDWLFAALEETLPEPQASARTLLRGRGRAAEPIRPIPAPAPRRATSNPQRKTRA
- a CDS encoding aminotransferase produces the protein MPRFNPLVETLAPPPIPSVFAWGDAYDGRSGPMIDLSQAVPGYPPHPEMLRLLGEYAASRAYTGYGPIEGEDGLRKAYGEHVAGTYGAPLAAANVHITAGCNQAFICAAMAVAGAGDAVLMTDPYYFNQETTLAMLGIKTRFAACDPANGFLPDVDALAAAITPDVRAVALVSPNNPTGAVYPPALLSAIYDVCAARGVWLILDETYRDFLPAGAGRPHDLFGRPGWEDTLISLYSFSKSFCIPGHRLGAITAGAGVVEQVAKIMDNLQICPPRSAQAAVATALPLLADWREENRREIARRVEALRATMTGVPAWRVGAVGAYFAFIGHPFGDVPSARVAEKLAKEAGILCLPGSYFGARQEGYLRFAFANADVGTIARLKDRLGRFALD
- a CDS encoding MarR family winged helix-turn-helix transcriptional regulator, whose translation is MEKISETYEDGAEAALDASRVAQSVAHQLRRTHGQLVGRFLLYFSKVNLRPIEFGALALIAENPGRKQSQIAAALGIQRANFVALMNDLENRCLTERRSVPNDRRSHALYLTPTGESLLAEARRAEADFEADCLERLGGTRARDQFLVLLRRLFG